Proteins from a single region of Apium graveolens cultivar Ventura chromosome 7, ASM990537v1, whole genome shotgun sequence:
- the LOC141672385 gene encoding chaperone protein dnaJ 50 yields MATPPRAAIRCCAVASIFVFLLLIQPSFSIYCDEDDCYDLLGVTQSANSSEIKKAYYKLSLKHHPDKNPDPESKKLFVKIANAYEILKDETTRGQYDYAIAHPEEAFYNMARYYQAYYGHKTDPRAVLVGLLVVLSAFQYLNQWTRYNQALDMVKKSPAYKNRLRALELERSGGVTNKKKSNKQTNKKVDDDLSKELDLQIKGAEKPSIWDLLGIRFILLPYTIAKLLLWHGGWFWRYQIKKAPYSWNDASYLTQRSLGVPHESWRYMDDLRKDDLIERRLWEKSNMDSYVAEMRKESKRRR; encoded by the exons ATGGCGACACCACCACGAGCTGCGATCCGGTGTTGCGCGGTCGCATCGATCTTCGTGTTCCTTCTCTTGATCCAACCCTCATTCTCTATCTACTGCGATGAAGATGATTGTTACGATCTACTCGG AGTTACACAAAGTGCGAATTCTTCGGAGATTAAGAAAGCTTACTACAAGCTCTCTTTGAAACa TCATCCTGATAAGAATCCCGATCCGGAGTCGAAAAAGCTGTTTGTTAAAATCGCAAATGCTTACGAG ATCTTAAAGGATGAAACTACAAGGGGACAGTATGATTATGCAATTGCACATCCAGAGGAG GCCTTTTACAATATGGCTCGTTACTATCAGGCTTACTATGGTCATAAAACG GATCCTCGAGCTGTCCTAGTGGGGCTTCTTGTGGTGCTGTCAGCATTTCAGTATCTAAATCAGTGGACAAGGTATAATCAG GCACTTGACATGGTCAAAAAATCACCAGCTTATAAAAATAGGTTGCGGGCGTTGGAATTGGAACGCAGTGGAGGtgtgaccaacaagaagaagaGTAATAAGCAGACAAACAA AAAAGTGGATGATGATCTGAGCAAGGAACTTGATTTGCAGATAAAGGGAGCTGAAAAGCCATCCATTTGGGATCTACTTGGCATCCGTTTTATTCTCCTACCTTACACAATTGCAAAG TTATTGTTGTGGCATGGTGGTTGGTTCTGGAGATATCAGATTAAGAAAGCTCCGTATTCGTGGAATGATGCCTCTTACTTGACACAAAGATCCCTAGGGGTGCCTCATGAGTCATGGCGGTATATGG ATGACCTGAGGAAGGATGATCTGATTGAGAGACGTTTGTGGGAGAAGTCTAACATGGACAGCTATGTGGCAGAGATGCGGAAAGAATCGAAGCGCAGAAGATAA